GGCGAAACGCGTCTTGACCGGTGGTCTGTTGGGGGCAACAATATGCGGATGCCGCAAGAAGAGCGGGCGTTGATCAGCGACGTCGAACGTCGCCTCGCCGAGAAGTACTCGGCGCTTCCGATGGACCATGTCGCCGCCGTTGTGCGGCATGCGTACGCGCAGTTTCAGGCCAGCCGGGTGCGGGATTTCATTCCGTTGCTGGTCCAGCGGCGTGCCGATGAGGAACTCGAGGAGTTGAGCGTCCTGCGGCCCGACCTGGCGGCGGTAGCGCTCGATGATTTCACCACCGCCGGCGTCTGACGGCTTGGCAGTTTCGGCCTAATTCTTTAACTACCTCGGTACCGTGACTCCGCAGGGGCTATCTGCGAGGGGGAGTTTCGGTGACCAGACTTGGGGAGCGCGCGATCGTCTGTGGCGCGGGCATGGGCGGTCTGCTCGCCGCTCGGGTGCTCAGTGACTTCTACGACTCGGTGACTGTGATCGAGCGGGACAAGCTACCGGAGGCTGTCGATCACCGGCGGGGAGTGCCGCAGAGCCGGCACTTCCATGTCTTGTGGAGCCGCGGCGCTCAGGAACTGGACCGGCTCTTCCCGGGAATTCACGACGAAACGGTCGCGGACGGCGCGGCGATATGCGACGACGGCGACATGTCCCGGGTATCGATTCGGGTGGCCGGACACGAGCTGAGCCGCGAGGGCAAGTTCAGCGACCCGTCGGCGGTGACACTGCACCTGTTCTGTTGAGTCGGCCGCTGCTGGAAGGCCACGTCCGGCGTCGGGTCAAGGCGATCGACAACGTCGAAATCCTCGACGGACACGAGCTTGTCGCGCCGATCGCGCCTACGCCGCAACGCGTCACCGGAGTCGTTATCTCAGACCGCGAGACCGGCGACGAGCGGCGACTGGACGCGGACCTGGTGGTCGACGCGATGGGCCGCGGCGCACGGACGCCCGCGTTCCTGGAGGACCTGGGCTACGAACGACCGCCCGTCGAAAAGTCGAAGACGACCGCCAACTACGCCAGCCTGCTGATGCGCATCCCCGAGGGCATCATCAAAGAAAAGATGACGTTCGTCGTGCCAGAGCCGACCAAGGCGACAGGAGGGGCGTTCTCGGTCTACGAGCACGACACCTGGATCTTCACGCTGACCCGCGTAGCCGACAACGAGCCGCCCCAAGATCTCACCGGAATGATCCGCATGGCAACGCAATTCGCCCCTCCCGCACTACTACGGGCATTGAAACGGGGTCAGCCGATCAGTGAGATCTCCGTGTTCCGCTACCCGGGGGCAACCTGGCGGCGCTATGACCAAATGGAGCGGTTCCCGGCGGGCTTCCTGGTGTTCGGCGACGCGATCTGCAGCACCAATCCGATCTACGGCCAGGGTATGACGGTGGCCGCGCTGGAAGCGACCGCGCTGCAACGGCTTCTGGCCCAAGGAAGCGACGGCGTCGCACAGCGTTTCTTCGCGGCCGCGGCCGAGCAGATCGGACCGATGTGGGCGTCCAACCAGTTCAACGATCGCTACATGGACAGCGGCGACCCCGAGGATGCGCCGTCCAAGGAGTTACTGGACTTCCGTGACGCGATGCTGTCGGCGGCGGAGACGAGTCCGGCCATGAGTGAAAAGCTCTACAGATCAATGAATCTCGTCGATCCGCCAACCGACTACAGTCCGCTGCTGGCGAACTAGCCCTGCGACTCGATCTGGCGCCGATTGCGCGCACTGATCTCGGTGTAGCGGTCTTTGAGGCCGTCACGGTCCAGCGTCTGCGCGCCGGCGATCGCCTGCTCGGCCGCGAGCGCCGGATCGATGACCGGCGCAGCGCCGGTGACGTAGATGTCCTTGAGTCCGGCCATGATCGGTCCGGGCACCTCAGCGATCTGGCCAGCGAGTTCGACCGCCCGGGTCAATAGCCGGTCGTGCGGGACGACCTCGGTGACCAGGCCGATCCGCTCGGCCCGTGCCGCGTCGATCACCTCGCCGGTCATGGACAACCGCCGCGCCATCGCGGCGCCGACGACGTGGGGGAGGCGCGCCGTCATCCCGCCACCGGGCAGGATTCCGACGCGGGCGTGGGTGTCGGCGAACACCGCGCGCTCCGATGCGACGAGAAAGTCGCAGCCCAAGGCCATTTCGAGCCCGCCGGTGAACACCGCGCCATTGATGGCGCCGACGATCGGGGTGCGCATCTCACCGGTTTGGCGGATGCAACTCTGGTCCTTGAACTGCTCGAAGTAGACCGAGCCGAGCCGCTGCGCCTCTTTGAGGTCGACGCCCGCGCAGAACGCCGGGTCGGCGCCGGTGAGGACCACCGCGCGTACCGACGGATCGTCGTCGGCGTCGCGTAGCGCCGCGTACAGCGTACCGATCAGGTCCGGGCTCAACGCATTTCGCTTCTCGGGCCGGTTCATGGTCAACACCCGGACCGCGCCGGTGTCGTCGCTGAGAACCAGCGAAGGAGTCACGAGAGGAACTGCGCGGCCTGCCGGGCGAGGTCGAGCAGCGGCTGGGGGAAGATGCCCAACCCGATGGTGATGGCCGCGCAGACCGCGATGGCCGCCTTGCTCCAGAAGCTCGGCATCACGACGTGGACAGGCTCGGCATGCGACTCGGTGAAGAACATCAGCACGATCACCCGGACATAGAAGTACGCGGCGATGGCGCTGCCGATCACACCGACGATCACCAGCGGGACCGCTCCGCCCTTGGCCGCGGCCGAGAACACCGCGAACTTGCTGATGAAACCACTCGTCAGCGGGATGCCGGCGAATGCCAGCAGGAACATCGAAAACAGCAGGCCGACAACGGGATACCGCTGACCCAAACCGGCCCAGTGCGCGGTGGTGGCGTCTTCATTGCCGTGCGCGTCGCGGATCAGGCTGACGACGGCGAACGCCCCCACCGTGCTGAAGCTGTAGGCGACCAGGTAGAACATCGTCGCCGCGAGGCCGACCGCGTTGTCGGCGATCACGCCGGTGAGCAGGAAGCCCACGTGCGCGATCGACGAGTAGGCCAGCATCCGCTTCACGTCGGTCTGCGTCACCGCAGTGATGGTGCCGACCGCGATGGTCAAGATCGCGATGGCCCACAGCACCGGACGCCACTGGTCGTGCAGCGGCGGCAGCGCGACGTAGACAACCCGCAGCAGCGCGCCGAACGCGGCGACCTTGGTCGCGGCCGCCATGAAGCCGGTGATCGGCGTCGGTGCCCCCTGGTACACGTCGGGGATCCAGGAGTGGAACGGCACGGCGCCGACCTTGAACAACAGGCCCACCGACAACAACGCGACACCGATCAGCGCGGTCGAGTGACTGTGGCCGGCGGCCAGCGCCTTCGCGATGCCGGGCAGTGACAGCGTGTCGGTGGCCCCGTACAGCAGCGCTACGCCATACAGGAAGAACGCCGACGAAAAGGCGCCCAGCAGAAAGTATTTCACCGCAGCTTCCTGCGACAGCAGGCGACGATGCCGGGCCAGTCCGCAGAGCAGGTAGAGCGGCAGCGACAGCACTTCGAGCGCCACGAACATGGTCAGCAGGTCGTTGGCCGCGGGGAACACCAGCATGCCGCCGACCGCCAACATCGTCAGCGGGAACACCTCGGTCTGGCTGGCGCCGGCCCGCTCCGCCTCGTGCTCAGCCGCGCTGTCCGGAACCGCGGATGCCTGCGGCGTAAAGGCTTCCAGCCCCGCGGGGGCATGTGAGGTGGCCGTCGCGGTGCCGGGGCCGGCGGCGGGATTGTCGCCCTTGTAGCGCTCCGCGAAGAAGAAGATGGCGAGGACCGCGACCAGCAGGACGGCGCCCTGCAGCAACAGGGTCGGCCCGTCGACGGCCAGCGCATGCAAGACCGCGTAGCGGCCCGGGGGATCAAGCTGGCGGGAGACGACGATGACCGCGGCGATCGCGGCGACCAATCCACCGAGCGCGAGCAGGACCTGAGCGCCGTAGCGGGCCCGCCGAGGCAGGAAGGCCTCGACCAACACGCCGACGACCGCGACGCCGAAGACGATGAAAACGGGTGACAGCAGACCGTATTCGACGCTGGGAGTGGGTGCTGCGGAGGCCAGAAGAGACGTCATCGGTGCGGTCCTTCCGCGATTCCGGGTACGTGAGCAGTGCCGGGTCGCACGATGGGCGCCGGGTCGTGCGCACCGATGGTCGCCATGGTGTCGCCCACCGCCGGGTTGATGATGTTGAGCACCGGCTTCGGGTAGATCCCCAGCACCAGCAGCAGCAGGAGAAGTGGTGCTACGACCAGGATCTCGCGCGGTACCAGGTCGCGGATCCGCTCGTTACCCGGTGTGACCGGGCCGGTCATCACCCGCTGGTACAGCCACAGGATGTAGATCGAGGACAGCACCAAGGCGGTGACGCCGAACGCCGCGGCCAGCCAGTAACGGTTGTAAGTGCCCAGCAGCACCAGGAATTCGCTGACGAACGGCGCGAGGCCGGGCAGCGACACCGTCGCCAGGCCGGCGACCAGGAACGTGCCCGCCAGCACCGGGGCCACCTTCTGGATCCCGCCGTAGGCGGCGATCGACCGGGTGCCGCGGCGCGACACCAGGAAGCCGGCGATCAGGAACACCGCGGCGGTGGAGATGCCGTGGTTGAGCATGTAGAGGGTCGACCCGCTCTGGCCCTGGCTCGTCATCACGAAGATGCCGAGAATGATGAATCCGAAGTGCGAGATCGACGTGTAGGCGATCAGGCGCATGATGTCGGTCTGCCCGATCGCCACGATCGCGCCGTAGATCACGCCGATGACCGCCAGTGCGACGATGACGGGCCGGAAATACGTTGAGGCGTCAGGGAACAACTGCAGGCAGTAACGCAGCATGCCGAACGTGCCGACCTTGTCCATCACCGCGGTAATGAGGACCGCGGTCGCGGGTGTCGACTCCACCGCGGCGTCGGGCAGCCAGCGGTGGAACGGCCACAGCGGCGCCTTGATGGCGAACGCGAACATGAATCCCAGGAACAGCGCCTTCATCACCCCCGACGAGGCGCCGAGGGTGCCGGTGGTGACGGCCGCGACGATCTGCCGGAAATCGAAGGTGCCCGTGCCGTGTTCGGCGGTCACCACGTACAGCCCGATCACCGCGGCCAACATGATCAGCCCGCCGAACAGGTTGTACAGCAAGAACTTCACCGCGGCCTTCGAGCGATGGGCGCCACCGCCGAATCCGCCGATGAGGAAGTACATCGGGATCAGCATGGCTTCGAAGAACACGTAGAACAGCAGCACATCCAGCGAGACCACGGAGATGAGCACCATCGACTCGATGGTCAACGTCAACGCCACGTAGGCCTGCGTACCGCGGGACCGCTCGCCGCCGTCGTTCCAGCCGGCAATCAACAGGAACGGCACCAGGATAGTGGTCACGAGCACCAGCATCAGCGCGATGCCGTCGACTCCGATGGTGTAGCCGGCGCCGAAAGCCGGTATCCACGGGTGAGATTCGGTGAACTGATAGGTCGCGCCGCCGGCTTTGAACGCCAATGCGAGCCCGATCGACAGCGCCAGCACAACGACCGACACGGCCACGCCGAGCCACTTGGCGAACTGCCGGCCGCCCGCGGGGATCAGGATGATCACGACGGCGCCGACCAACGGCAGCAGCCAGAGGATCGACAGCCAGGGCAGGTGAGCACTTACCACGTTTGCACCGCCAGGATCGCGGCGGCGACGAGCGCCGCTCCGGCCAACATCGACAACGCGTAGTTACGGGCGAACCCGGTCTGGAAGGTGCGCAGCCACTGGGATGTGCGACCCACCAGATTGGCCAGCCCGGTGACCGAGCCGTCCACGCCCTGATCGTCGAATTCGACCAGCGCATGGGTGAGTTGAGCACCCGGTCGCATGAACACCTCCTCGTTGAAGGCATCGCCGTAGAGGTCGCGGCGGGCCGCGACGGTCAGTACGGAACCGGCGGGCGCGGTCTCGGGGACCGGCTTGCCGAGGTAACGCCACAGCGCGAACAGGAAGCCCACCGCGACGATGGCGACGGCCACGGCGCTCACCACCCAACTCGGCGCGACCGGCGTGCTCTCCTCGAACGTGGTAACCGGCTCGAGCCAGTGCTGCAGCGTGCCGCCCCAGCCGAGCAGTCCGCCGGAGAACACCGACCCGACCGCGAGCAGGATCATCGGCGAGGCCATCAGCGCGGGAGCCTCGTGTGGATGCGCGTCCTCGGCCCAACGCTTTTCGCCGAAGAAGGTCAGCAGCATCACCCGGGTCATGTAGAACGCCGTGATGCCCGCGCCCAGCAGGGCGGTGCCGCCGAGGATCCAGCCGCCGGCCCCACCGGCGCCCAGCGCGGCCTCGATGATGGCGTCCTTGGAGAAGAAGCCGGCGAACGGCGGGACCCCGATGATCGCGAGGTAGCCGAGGCCGAAGGTGGCGAAGGTGACCGGCAGCGCGCTGCGCAGGCCGCCGTAATGGCGCATGTCCTGCTCCTCGTGCATCGCGTGGATGATCGACCCGGAACCGAGGAAGAGGCCGGCCTTGAAGAAGCCGTGGGTGAGCAGGTGCAGGATCGCGAACGCATACCCGGCCGGGCCGAGGCCCGCGGCGAGCACCATGTAGCCGATCTGGCTCATCGTCGACGCTGCCAGCGCGCGCTTGATGTCGTCCTTGGCGCAGCCGATGATCGCCCCGAACATCAGCGTGACGGCGCCGACGATGATCACACCGAGGCGGGCGTCGGGAGACAGGCTGTAGAGCGGGTTGCACCGCACGATCAGGTACACACCGGCGGTCACCATCGTCGCGGCGTGGATCAGCGCGGACACCGGAGTGGGGCCTTCCATCGCGTCCCCGAGCCAGGCCTGCAGCGGGACCTGGGCGGATTTCGCGCAGGCGCCCGACAGCAGCAGCAGACCGATCCAGGTCAGCGCGCTGTGGCTGGCGCCGGGCGCCGAACCGAATGCGCCGGAGTACGACAGCGTGCCGAAGTTGGCGAAGATGACGAAGATCGCCAGCGCCAGGCCGGCGTCACCGACCCGGTTCATCACGAACGCTTTCTTGGCTGCGGTCGCGGCGGTCGGCTTGTGATACCAGAACCCGATCAGCAGGTAGGACGCTAGACCAACGCCCTCCCAGCCGGCGTAGAGGCCGACGAAGTTGTCGGCCACCACCAGCAGCAGCATCGCCGCCAGGAACAGGTTGAGGTAGGCGAAAAACCTACGGCGATCGGGATCTTCGGCCATGTAGGCCACCGAGTAGATGTGGATCAACGACCCGACGCCGGTGATCAGCAGCACGAAACAGATGGACAGCTGGTCGATTTGGAGGCCGAAGTCGACCTGGAGGCCGTTGACGGGAATCCAGGTGAACAGGTTCTGCATGATCGTCCGGCCGTCGCCGTGACGACCGAGCAGGTCGGTCAGCAGCGTCACGCCGACACCGAACGAGCCCAGCGCCGTCAGGCAGCCCAGCCAGTGTCCCCACGAATCGGTGCGCCTGCCGCCGAGCAGCAGGATCGCGGCGCCGGCCGCGGGCAGCGCGACGAGCAGCCAGGTGAAATGTGTCATCCCTCAGCCCTTGAGCAGGTTGGCGTCGTCGACCGAGGCCGATTTACGGGCCCGGAAGATCGTCATGATGATGGCCAGTCCGACCACCACCTCGCAGGCGGCGACGACCATCGTGAAGAAGGCGATCATCTGGCCGTCGAGGTGACCGTGCAGCCGGGAGAACGTGACGAACGCCAGGTTCACCGCGTTGAGCATCAACTCGACGCACATGAACATGACGATCGCGTTGCGGCGCAACAGCACACCGGCGGCACCGATGGTGAACAGCAGCGCGGACAGGTACAGGTAATTCTGCGGGTTCATGACGCACCCTTCCCTGAACCGTTAGAGGCGTTGACCGCCGGCAGGTCGCGATTCTTGACCGGCCGCATCTGCAGGACGCCCGGTACCGACAGCCGGGAGGGCGAACCGTCTGGCAGTCGAGCGGGGGTGTCGACGGCGTTGTGCCGTGCGAAGACGCCGGGGCCGGGCAGCGGGGTGGGATGACCACCGGCCTGGAATCGTTCGATGGAAAGCTCCCGCTGCGTCTTTCGGCGTTCGAAGCGTTCGCGGTGCGCCAGGATCATCGCGCCCATGGCGGCGGTGATCAGCAGCGCGCTGGTGAGCTCGAACGCCCACAGGTATTTCGAGAAGATCAGCGCGGCCAACCCCTGGACGTTGCCGTCGGGTGCGATGTCGATCGACAGGCCGTTCGGCAGGAAGCGACTTGTGACGACGTTGCCGATGCCGGCGATCAGCACGACACCGAGACCGAGTCCGGCGATGACCGCTGCAATCCGTTGTCCGCGAAGGGTTTCCACCAACGACTCCGCCGAGTCGACGCCGATCAGCATCAGCACGAACAGAAACAGCATCATCACAGCGCCGGTGTAGACCACGATCTGGACCACGCCGAGGAACAGCGCGTCCTGAACCATGTAGATGATGGCCAGCACGATCATCGTCAGCGCCAGCGACATCGCGCAGTAGACGGCGTTGGCGGCCGTCACTACGCCCAGCGCGCCGATCAGAGCCAGTGCGGCCAGGATCCAGAAGACCACGGCCTCGCCGGTGGACGTGCGGGCGACGGTGTCCGCGGCCAGGAGGGCGATCACTTCGAGATATCCGAAATCGGTAGTTGCCGTAGCCCGTTCGCGGTGATGTTGCCGCGGTAGTAGTCGGCGTCGGTGGAGCCTTCGGCTCGGGGGTGCGGCGCCGGGGTCATGCCCTCGAGCAACGGCGCCAGCAGGTTCTGCTTTTCGTAGATCAGGTCGGCGCGGTTGTCGTCGGCCATCTCGTAGTGGTTGGTCATCGTGAGCGCGCGGGTCGGGCAGGCCTCGACGCACAACCCGCAGCCGATGCAGCGCAGGTAGTTGATCTGGTACACCCTGCCGTAGCGCTCGCCCGGGGAGAATCGGGCCTCGTCGGTGTTGTCCGCGCCCTCGACGTAGATCGCGTCGGCCGGGCACGACCACGCGCACAGCTCGCAGCCGATGCACTTCTCCAGGCCGTCGGCGTAGCGGTTGAGCTGGTGGCGGCCGTGGTAGCGCGGCTTCACCGGGCCGGGGTTCTCCGGGTAGCTCTCGGTGATCGGGCGCTTGAACATCGCGCCGAACGTCACGCCGAAACCGGCGAGGGAACTGAGGAACTTAGCCATTGGCTGACTCCTTGGTCGCCGGTGCCAGCTGCTTACCGGGCATCGGCGGCGTAGGGAATGCCGGTTCGAGGGCCGCGTATGCGGACCCGAGCTCCGACTCTGTGCGGCGACGCTTCTTGCGAAGCGTCCTGTTGCTGAACGGTCGTTGCAACAGATAGAGGAAGACGGCGGTGACGACGAGGCTCGACACGACCAACGCCGTCGTCCAGTGCGCGTAACCCTGGTCGCGCAGCGTGCGGATGCCGGCGGCGATCAGCGCCCACACCAGCGACACCGGGATGAGGATCTTCCACCCGAGCGCCATGAACTGGTCATAGCGCAGACGCGGCAGCACACCGCGCAGCCAGATGTAGATGAACAGGAACACCCACACCTTGGCGGTGAACCACAGCACCGGCCAGAAGCCGGCGTTGGCGCCGGCCCACACCATGGTCAGCGGCCACGGCGCGTGCCAGCCGCCGAGGAACAGCGTCGCGGCCAGCGCCGACACCGTCGTCATGTTGATGTACTCAGCGAGGAAGAACATCGCGAAGCTCAGCGACGAGTACTCAGTGTGGAAGCCGGCGACCAGTTCGCCCTCGGCCTCGGGCAGGTCGAACGGCGCCCGGTTGGTCTCGCCCACCATCGACACCAGGTAGGTGCAGAACGACGGCAGCAGCAGGAAGATGTACCAGACCCGGTTCTGCGCCGAGACGATTTCCGACGTGGACATCGTTCCGGCGTAAAGGAATACCGTCGCGAACGACAGGCCCATCGCGACCTCGTAGGAGATCACTTGCGCGGTCGAGCGCACGCCGCCCAGCAGGGGATAGGTCGAGCCGGACGACCAGCCGGCCAGCACGATCCCGTACACGCCGATCGACGACAGGGCGAGGATGAACAGCACCGCCACCGGCAGGTCGGTCACCTGCAGCGGGGTCCAGTGGCCGAACACCGACACCTGCGGCCCGAACGGGATGAATGCGAACGCAGTGATCGCGGGGATTGTCGAAATGGCCGGGGCGAGAAGGAAGATCGGCTTCTCGACGCCGAACGGGATGAGCGGCTCCTTGAGCGCCAGCTTGATGCCGTCGGCCAGGCTCTGCAGGTAGCCGCGCGGGCCGACCCGGTTGGGTCCCCAGCGCATCTGCATGCGGCCGAGGATCTTTCGTTCGGCGAGGATCGCGACGAGGACCGTCAGGACCAGGAACACGAAGACCAGCAGGGACTTGGCCAGGATCAGCCACCAGGTGTCGTGTCCGAAGGCCGTCACTTGCTCGCTCCAATTTTTACGACCGCGCCGGGCGTCACGCCCAGTTGCCGGTGCACCGCCGAACCCGGCGAGTTCAGTGGCAACCATGCGACGGCGTCGGGCATCTCGGTGATGGCCAGCGGCAGGGTGATCGCACCGCGCGCGGTGCTGACGGTGACCTCGTCGCCGTCGGCGGCGCCGAGACCGTCCGCCGTGGCGGCCGACAACCGCACCACCGGCTTGCGTGCGGTGCCGGCCAGGTGCGGCTCGCCGTCCTGCAACCGCCCGTCGTCGAGCATCATCCGCCAGCCGGCCAGGATCGCCTCGCCCGCAGCGGGTTTCGCGGCCGCCGCAGCAGTGACGCTCGGCGCGGCCGGAGCCGTGCCGTCCCAGCTGCCCAACCGGTTGAGCTCGGCCAAACCGGCTGCCACAGTGGGGAATCCGAGGTCGATTCCGACCTCGTCGGCCAGGGTGTCGAGCACCCGGCAGTCCGGGGTCGCGGACGGCGGCAGTGCGGCGTCGAAGCTGCGCTGGCGGCCCTCCCAGTTCACGTAGGTGCCCGCCTTCTCCGCGGCCGGGGCGACCGGGAAGACGACGTTCGCGCGTTCGGTCACCGCGCTGTGGCGTAGTTCCAGGCTCACCACGAAACCGGCGGCATCCAGGGCGGCCAGCACCGCGTCCGGGTCGGCGAAGTCGTCGGGGTCGATGCCGCCGACCAGCAGGGCGCCCAGGCTGCCGTCCGTCGCGGCGGCCAGGATGGCCTCCGCGTCGCGAGCCTCGGCAGACGGCAGTTCGGCGATGTTCCAGCCCGCGGCGACCTGTGCGCGGGCCGTCTCGTCGCTCAACGGCCGGCCGCCGGGCAGCAGTCCCGGCAGGGCGCCGGCTTCGATTGCCCCGCGGTCTCCCGCGCGGCGCGGCACCCAGGCCAGTCGAGCACCCGTGCTGTCGGCCAGCCGGGCCGCGGCGGACAGGGCGCCGGGCGAAGACGCCAGTCGCTCGCCGACCATGATGACGGCGCCCGGCTTGGCGAGTAGCGCAGCGAGTTCGCCGCCGGCCAGACCGTCCAGCGCGGTGGCTTCGCCGCCGGGGACGGTCTCGATCAGCTTGCCGCGCATCTTCCGTAAACCGTTGCTGGCCAATGGTGCAACGGAATGCACGGGTAGGCCGTGCTTGCGGGCGGCCTTGCGTAGCCGCAGGAAGACGATCGGTGCCTCTTCCTCGGGTTCGAAGCCGACCAGCAGCACCACCGGCGCCGACTCCAAGTCGGAGTAGCTGGTCGTGAGCGGCTTTCCGGCCACCCTGGCCGCCAGGAACTCCGTCTCCTCGGCCGACATCGGGCGGGCGCGGAAGTCGATGTCGTTGGTGCCCAACACGATCCGGGCGAACTTGGAGTAGGCGTAGGCGTCTTCGACGGTCAGTCGGCCACCAGTCAGCACCCCGGCTCCGCCGGCCGCGGTGGTGAGACCTTGTAGTGCCGCGGCGACGGCAAGCGGCCATGAGGCGGGCTCGAGTTCGCCGTCCTCGCCGCGGACCAGGGGCGTGGTGATGCGGTCACCCTGCGCGGCGTACTTGAACGCCCAGCGGCCCTTGTCGCAGTTCCATTCCTCGTTGACCTCGGGGTCGTCACCAGCCAACCGGCGCAACACTTTTCCGCGACGGTGGTCGGTGCGCTCCGCGCAGCCGCCCGCGCAGTGCTCGCACACGCTCGGGCTGGAGACCAGGTCGAACGGCCGGGCGCGGAAGCGGTACGAGGTCCCGGTCAGTGCGCCCACCGGGCAGATCTGCACGGTGTTGCCGGAGAAGTACGACTCGAACGGCTCATTGGCGTAGATGCCGACCTGCTGCAGCGCGCCGCGCTCCTGCATGTCGATGAACGGGTCACCCGCGATCTGCTCGGAGAATCGGGTGCAGCGCGCGCAGAGGATGCAGCGCTCGCGGTCGAGCAGCACCTGCGAGGAGATGTTGATCGGCTTGGTGAACGTCCGTTTGACGTCTTCGAACCGAGAGTCGGCGCGGCCGTTGGACATTGCCTGGTTCTGCAGCGGGCACTCGCCGCCCTTGTCGCACATCGGGCAGTCCAGCGGGTGGTTGATCAGCAGCAGTTCCATCACTCCGTGCTGCGCCTTGTCGGCGGCCTCGGAGCTGTACTGCGTGCGGACCACCATGTCGTCGGCGACCGGAATCGTGCACGAGGCCATCGGCTTACGCTGGCCCTCGATTTCGACCAGGCACTGCCGGCACGCGCCGACCGGGTCGAGCAGCGGGTGGTCGCAGAACCGCGGGATCTGCACGCCGATCAGCTCGGCGGCCCGAATCACCAACGTGCCCTTGGGAACACTGACCTCGGTGTCGTCGATGGTCAGCGTCACCAGCTCGGGCTCGGTGACCTTTTCTCCGGTGTCGGCAGTTTGGGTCACGCTTTCACTCCGTCCGCTTCGAGCATGGACAGCCTGGGGTCGAACGGACAGCCTCCGCCGTCGATGTGCGCGACGTACTCGTCGCGGAAGAACTTGAGCGACGACGCCACCGGGCTGGCCGCACCATCACCCAACGCGCAGAACGACTTTCCGAGGATCGCGTCGGCGATATC
The sequence above is a segment of the Candidatus Mycobacterium wuenschmannii genome. Coding sequences within it:
- a CDS encoding NADH-quinone oxidoreductase subunit M, which translates into the protein MVSAHLPWLSILWLLPLVGAVVIILIPAGGRQFAKWLGVAVSVVVLALSIGLALAFKAGGATYQFTESHPWIPAFGAGYTIGVDGIALMLVLVTTILVPFLLIAGWNDGGERSRGTQAYVALTLTIESMVLISVVSLDVLLFYVFFEAMLIPMYFLIGGFGGGAHRSKAAVKFLLYNLFGGLIMLAAVIGLYVVTAEHGTGTFDFRQIVAAVTTGTLGASSGVMKALFLGFMFAFAIKAPLWPFHRWLPDAAVESTPATAVLITAVMDKVGTFGMLRYCLQLFPDASTYFRPVIVALAVIGVIYGAIVAIGQTDIMRLIAYTSISHFGFIILGIFVMTSQGQSGSTLYMLNHGISTAAVFLIAGFLVSRRGTRSIAAYGGIQKVAPVLAGTFLVAGLATVSLPGLAPFVSEFLVLLGTYNRYWLAAAFGVTALVLSSIYILWLYQRVMTGPVTPGNERIRDLVPREILVVAPLLLLLLVLGIYPKPVLNIINPAVGDTMATIGAHDPAPIVRPGTAHVPGIAEGPHR
- a CDS encoding enoyl-CoA hydratase; the protein is MTPSLVLSDDTGAVRVLTMNRPEKRNALSPDLIGTLYAALRDADDDPSVRAVVLTGADPAFCAGVDLKEAQRLGSVYFEQFKDQSCIRQTGEMRTPIVGAINGAVFTGGLEMALGCDFLVASERAVFADTHARVGILPGGGMTARLPHVVGAAMARRLSMTGEVIDAARAERIGLVTEVVPHDRLLTRAVELAGQIAEVPGPIMAGLKDIYVTGAAPVIDPALAAEQAIAGAQTLDRDGLKDRYTEISARNRRQIESQG
- the nuoN gene encoding NADH-quinone oxidoreductase subunit NuoN, with amino-acid sequence MTSLLASAAPTPSVEYGLLSPVFIVFGVAVVGVLVEAFLPRRARYGAQVLLALGGLVAAIAAVIVVSRQLDPPGRYAVLHALAVDGPTLLLQGAVLLVAVLAIFFFAERYKGDNPAAGPGTATATSHAPAGLEAFTPQASAVPDSAAEHEAERAGASQTEVFPLTMLAVGGMLVFPAANDLLTMFVALEVLSLPLYLLCGLARHRRLLSQEAAVKYFLLGAFSSAFFLYGVALLYGATDTLSLPGIAKALAAGHSHSTALIGVALLSVGLLFKVGAVPFHSWIPDVYQGAPTPITGFMAAATKVAAFGALLRVVYVALPPLHDQWRPVLWAIAILTIAVGTITAVTQTDVKRMLAYSSIAHVGFLLTGVIADNAVGLAATMFYLVAYSFSTVGAFAVVSLIRDAHGNEDATTAHWAGLGQRYPVVGLLFSMFLLAFAGIPLTSGFISKFAVFSAAAKGGAVPLVIVGVIGSAIAAYFYVRVIVLMFFTESHAEPVHVVMPSFWSKAAIAVCAAITIGLGIFPQPLLDLARQAAQFLS
- the nuoL gene encoding NADH-quinone oxidoreductase subunit L codes for the protein MTHFTWLLVALPAAGAAILLLGGRRTDSWGHWLGCLTALGSFGVGVTLLTDLLGRHGDGRTIMQNLFTWIPVNGLQVDFGLQIDQLSICFVLLITGVGSLIHIYSVAYMAEDPDRRRFFAYLNLFLAAMLLLVVADNFVGLYAGWEGVGLASYLLIGFWYHKPTAATAAKKAFVMNRVGDAGLALAIFVIFANFGTLSYSGAFGSAPGASHSALTWIGLLLLSGACAKSAQVPLQAWLGDAMEGPTPVSALIHAATMVTAGVYLIVRCNPLYSLSPDARLGVIIVGAVTLMFGAIIGCAKDDIKRALAASTMSQIGYMVLAAGLGPAGYAFAILHLLTHGFFKAGLFLGSGSIIHAMHEEQDMRHYGGLRSALPVTFATFGLGYLAIIGVPPFAGFFSKDAIIEAALGAGGAGGWILGGTALLGAGITAFYMTRVMLLTFFGEKRWAEDAHPHEAPALMASPMILLAVGSVFSGGLLGWGGTLQHWLEPVTTFEESTPVAPSWVVSAVAVAIVAVGFLFALWRYLGKPVPETAPAGSVLTVAARRDLYGDAFNEEVFMRPGAQLTHALVEFDDQGVDGSVTGLANLVGRTSQWLRTFQTGFARNYALSMLAGAALVAAAILAVQTW
- a CDS encoding FAD-dependent monooxygenase family protein; amino-acid sequence: MTRLGERAIVCGAGMGGLLAARVLSDFYDSVTVIERDKLPEAVDHRRGVPQSRHFHVLWSRGAQELDRLFPGIHDETVADGAAICDDGDMSRVSIRVAGHELSREGKFSDPSAVTLHLFC
- a CDS encoding three-helix bundle dimerization domain-containing protein, which produces MPQEERALISDVERRLAEKYSALPMDHVAAVVRHAYAQFQASRVRDFIPLLVQRRADEELEELSVLRPDLAAVALDDFTTAGV
- a CDS encoding FAD-dependent oxidoreductase; translated protein: MSRPLLEGHVRRRVKAIDNVEILDGHELVAPIAPTPQRVTGVVISDRETGDERRLDADLVVDAMGRGARTPAFLEDLGYERPPVEKSKTTANYASLLMRIPEGIIKEKMTFVVPEPTKATGGAFSVYEHDTWIFTLTRVADNEPPQDLTGMIRMATQFAPPALLRALKRGQPISEISVFRYPGATWRRYDQMERFPAGFLVFGDAICSTNPIYGQGMTVAALEATALQRLLAQGSDGVAQRFFAAAAEQIGPMWASNQFNDRYMDSGDPEDAPSKELLDFRDAMLSAAETSPAMSEKLYRSMNLVDPPTDYSPLLAN